Proteins from a single region of Trichoderma asperellum chromosome 3, complete sequence:
- a CDS encoding uncharacterized protein (EggNog:ENOG41), with translation MRANLARHGRRLLVCQARTAPSCALYAAPARRRPIIQRPVTHINFERTFLGGLFQRPPREVRQPEYEPGWLQIMVWRSRMLENVRPPPRGELLDAWKKLMQSKINTKLPLNATQALQCRRLLEYLADPENADDKKLSAIHLSMTRQVLLEIDPVERTHHHLDLAKSLHSVWTAGNFPSNRANPVVFQWASLVKAMSLYGGSREAAQMLYEKWEQSDYFDCITQDDRLLEVVAKGLAREGCETELLKLVEYAETHNVPYNARIQYIMVQFFAEQDRVTETRYWFNKPLMSGNIQAHVYRVLAPFAMRNNLQEWATSLFLKLGESQPWKKYWNVLLQAILITRKSLSEVDTMMSHMVDSDGEISPDIHMINGLLRVATEQRDAALGEDILALAAKRGLAPNGETHLILLNLWLEADNLIGAREAYNQTRHIQPWANESKPHLFGEFRTAVNKYLVALAAQKQPDFKFISSVLETVEEDQMRLEPATVAALCLRFLENDQHFDVMDILSIYSFLYSEAERETVQNAFVSFCLDRNTSTNRAWGAYQLLHQFFQDTSFERRVSLMNVFFERRRPDMASHVFGHMRAHRNKSYHPTIDTYITCLEGFARYPDQEGLEMVHNMLKMDVSLQPSTKLYTALMLAYTGCGQPLIALDYWTQITQSREGPSYATLQAMFWTLEKKSGGHKQAREVWDKIERMDLEVPPSVYNAYIGAIAGSGNEKEVRSLIMGMASVVGSEPDAMTLGITYNALPGQQLQRGFQEWAKGRYQDAWTELMKVGRRMDEYSLCQFKIERIMKA, from the exons ATGAGGGCAAACCTGGCCCGTCATGGCAGGCGATTACTTGTCTGCCAAGCGAGGACGGCGCCATCCTGCGCTTTGTATGCGGCCCCGGCTCGACGAAGGCCAATCATCCAAAGACCGGTGACACACATCAACTTCGAGCGAACGTTTCTCGGCGGCTTGTTCCAAAGACCCCCGCGGGAGGTCAGACAGCCCGAGTATGAGCCGGGATGGCTGCAAATCATGGTGTGGAGGAGTCGCATGCTCGAGAATGTGAGGCCACCGCCGCGGGGTGAACTTTTGGATGCgtggaagaagttgatgcAATCAAAAATCAACACCAAATTGCCTTTGAACGCGACACAAGCTCTGCAATGCCGCCGACTGTTGGAGTATCTCGCAGATCCGGAAAACGCCGACGATAAAAAGCTTTCTGCTATTCACCTATCGATGACGAGGCAAGTCCTCCTTGAGATAGATCCAGTTGAACGaacgcatcatcatctcgatCTGGCGAAATCTCTACATTCCGTGTGGACGGCGGGAAACTTTCCCAGCAATAGAGCCAACCCCGTGGTATTCCAATGGGCCTCTCTAGTCAAGGCTATGAGTCTATATGGCGGATCCCGCGAAGCTGCACAGATGCTGTATGAGAAATGGGAGCAGTCAGACTATTTTGACTGCATAACCCAAGACGACCGACTCTTGGAAGTCGTCGCAAAGGGGCTAGCAAGAGAAGGATGCGAAACCGAGCTCTTGAAGCTGGTTGAATATGCTGAAACACACAATGTACCATACAATGCCAGAATTCAGTATATCATGGTACAGTTTTTTGCCGAACAAGATCGCGTCACCGAAACCAGATACTGGTTCAATAAGCCGCTCATGAGCGGCAACATACAGGCGCATGTATACCGTGTCCTGGCGCCTTTCGCCATGCGCAACAACCTTCAAGAGTGGGCGACCTCACTCTTCCTTAAGCTCGGCGAATCGCAACCATGGAAAAAATATTGGAACGTATTGCTTCAAGCAATACTCATTACCAGAAAGAGCCTTTCTGAAGTGGACACCATGATGTCGCACATGGTTGACAGCGATGGAGAGATATCTCCAGACATTCACATGATTAACGGCCTCCTCAGAGTTGCTACTGAGCAGCGAGACGCGGCTCTGGGCGAAGACATTCTTGCGCTCGCCGCAAAAAGAGGCCTTGCCCCCAATGGAGAAACACATCTCATCTTGCTCAACCTCTGGCTTGAGGCTGATAACTTGATCGGAGCACGAGAAGCATACAACCAAACTAGACATATACAGCCTTGGGCTAACGAGTCTAAGCCTCATCTGTTTGGCGAATTCCGCACGGCCGTTAACAAGTATCTGGTGGCACTGGCTGCTCAAAAACAACCCGACTTCAAGTTCATCTCCTCAGTTCTTGAAACCGTTGAAGAAGATCAGATGCGGCTTGAGCCAGCCACTGTCGCCGCACTCTGCTTGAGGTTCCTAGAGAATGACCAGCACTTTGATGTCATGGATATCCTCTCTATTTACTCTTTCTTGTACAGcgaagcagagagagagactgtTCAGAACGCCTTTGTCTCCTTCTGTCTCGACCGCAACACGAGCACAAATCGAGCCTGGGGCGCGTatcagcttcttcatcaatTCTTCCAGGACACCAGCTTTGAGCGGCGGGTATCATTAATGAATGTATTTTTCGAGCGAAGACGCCCAGATATGGCTTCACATGTCTTTGGGCATATGCGGGCACACCGAAACAAGTCTTACCATCCTACAATAGACACCTACATCACATGTCTGGAGGGCTTTGCTCGATATCCCGACCAAGAAGGGCTGGAAATGGTGCACAATATGCTGAAGATGGATGTCTCTTTACAGCCGTCGACGAAGCTATATACTGCGTTGATGTTGGCGTACACAGGCTGTGGGCAGCCACTAATAGCGCTGGATTACTGGACCCAAATCACGCAGTCTAGAGAGGGGCCATCGTATGCTACATTACAGGCAATGTTCTGGacgctggagaagaaaagcggCGGGCATAAGCAAGCCCGAGAGGTTTGGGATAAAATTGAAAGGATGGATTTGGAAGTACCGCCCAGCGTCTACAATGCATATATCGGCGCTATAGCAGGAAGCGGAAACGAAAAGGAGGTTCGAAGTCTAATTATGGGAATGGCGTCCGTTGTCGGATCAGAGCCAGATGCCATGAC ACTCGGCATCACATATAATGCTCTGCCCGgacagcagcttcagcgaGGATTCCAGGAGTGGGCCAAGGGCCGATATCAAGATGCTTGGACAGAGCTGATGAAGGTGGGCCGGCGAATGGACGAGTATTCGCTGTGCCAATTCAAAATAGAACGGATCATGAAGGCttag
- a CDS encoding uncharacterized protein (EggNog:ENOG41) yields the protein MADKIPTVVESGLLNGGKRYVLDSELGPGSTTFPHYHTLFTENFKLLSGSLSVVVAPEGVKKADAMKKYELKVGESITVPKSTAHTFVAGEEGCRCLVTFEPAAVGFERVGLIMLGLQADSEYSSWSGGPTEANALMVSVLTELTDSHPLLEKDNEMLQKQDKEAHERFKKHLIEKYATDDMIKAVVAKVTASA from the coding sequence ATGGCCGATAAAATTCCTACAGTTGTCGAGTCCGGCTTGTTGAACGGCGGCAAGCGTTATGTCTTGGACTCTGAGCTCGGCCCCGGCTCCACTACATTCCCCCATTATCACACCCTTTTCACAGAAAACTTCAAACTACTCTCTGGCTCCTTATCCGTCGTTGTAGCGCCAGAGGGTGTCAAAAAAGCTGATGCCATGAAGAAGTACGAGTTGAAAGTTGGAGAGTCCATAACGGTTCCGAAATCCACAGCGCACACCTTTGTTGCGGGCGAAGAAGGCTGTCGATGCCTGGTGACATTCGAGCCTGCTGCAGTGGGCTTTGAGCGAGTTGGACTTATTATGCTTGGCCTTCAGGCAGACTCAGAATACTCTTCATGGAGTGGAGGTCCGACCGAAGCAAACGCGCTCATGGTTTCCGTTCTTACTGAACTTACCGATTCGCATCCATTGCTTGAAAAGGATAATGAAATGCTGCAGAAACAGGATAAGGAGGCTCATGAAAGGTTCAAGAAGCATCTGATTGAGAAATATGCGACTGACGATATGATTAAAGCGGTTGTAGCGAAGGTTACTGCATCTGCTTAA
- a CDS encoding uncharacterized protein (EggNog:ENOG41~TransMembrane:10 (i101-123o135-154i201-222o234-251i260-278o298-318i339-360o380-399i406-426o432-454i)) translates to MGSDNRRPGLFRETTADGRSSEPLLSRPDSSEGADLGDKDVERGRSSRSSGDGQAAGASNIGSGNMYEPISRPATMSRRSTMRSRSPGELAASSARKKYTYAAFFLVLSLVAFCVQTELSAHIQGDLGWDKAYCMMFFTHSSWVLMWPAQLLILRLQKRDMPWETFWRRHLQLVKSTALMVELQTLDVFGLQRPAAKSVRYLARTTAFITTALTVAGLSWYVAVSLTTPSDLTAIYNCSAFFAYAFSVPLLKEPLRLDKSVAVIIAIIGVLVVAYGDTGGQSAEGQGVDEGEGVDVEAGSRFLGNIVIGVGSVLYGLYEVLYKRFACPPDGVSPGRGMIFANTFGSCIGLFTLSVLWIPLPLLHWSGLEIFEIPNASTCWLILCAVLANATFSASFLILISLTSPVLSSVAALLTIFIVALADWFITGQPLSPAAVIGGSMIIVAFGALSWSTYREMMEHEIAKRKVDLADSDEDGDLSSHED, encoded by the coding sequence ATGGGCTCGGATAATCGTCGACCCGGCCTCTTTCGTGAGACGACAGCCGATGGCCGCTCCAGCGAGCCCCTGCTCTCCAGACCCGACTCTTCTGAAGGGGCAGACTTGGGCGACAAGGACGTCGAGAGAGGCCGATCTTCACGATCCTCAGGCGACGGACAGGCTGCTGGAGCGTCCAACATCGGCTCGGGCAACATGTACGAACCAATCTCGCGACCAGCGACAATGTCTCGGCGCTCGACGAtgcgcagccgcagcccgGGCGAATTGGCCGCCAGCTCGGCGCGCAAGAAGTACACGTATGCGGCATTCTTCCTCGTGCTCAGCCTGGTGGCCTTTTGCGTGCAGACCGAGCTGAGCGCGCACATCCAGGGCGACCTGGGCTGGGACAAGGCCTACTGCATGATGTTCTTCACGCACAGCTCGTGGGTGCTGATGTGGCCGGCCCAGCTACTCATTCTGCGGCTGCAAAAGCGTGACATGCCGTGGGAGACATTCTGGCGACGCCACCTGCAGCTCGTCAAGTCGACAGCCCTCATGGTCGAGCTGCAGACGCTGGACGTCTTTGGCTTGCAGCGGCCCGCCGCAAAGTCGGTGCGATATCTGGCCCGAACTACGGCTTTCATCACCACGGCCCTGACGGTGGCTGGCTTGAGCTGGTACGTCGCCGTCAGCCTCACCACGCCGTCCGACCTCACCGCCATTTACAACTGCtcggccttcttcgcctATGCGTTCTCCGTGCCTCTGCTCAAAGAGCCGTTGCGCCTGGACAAGTCGGttgccgtcatcatcgccatcatcggcgTCCTGGTGGTGGCCTATGGTGACACTGGTGGCCAATCTGCCGAGGGCCAGGGTGTGGATGAGGGAGAGGGCGTGGACGTAGAAGCAGGCAGCCGTTTTCTGGGCAACATTGTCATCGGAGTTGGCTCTGTGCTGTACGGCCTGTATGAGGTCTTGTACAAGCGTTTTGCCTGTCCTCCAGATGGCGTCTCCCCTGGCCGGGGTATGATTTTCGCCAATACCTTTGGCTCTTGCATCGGCCTCTTCACCTTGAGCGTGCTCTGGATCCCGCTGCCTCTCCTGCACTGGTCCGGCCTAGAGATTTTCGAGATTCCAAACGCCTCGACGTGCTGGCTCATCTTGTGTGCCGTGCTGGCCAATGCCACATTCAGCGCTTcgttcctcatcctcatatCTCTTACGTCACCCGTGCTGTCGTCTGTCGCCGCACTTctcaccatcttcatcgttgCTCTTGCGGATTGGTTCATTACTGGCCAGCCATTGAGCCCCGCGGCGGTGATTGGCGGCTCCATGATCATTGTTGCGTTTGGTGCGTTGAGCTGGAGCACTTACcgggagatgatggagcaCGAAATTGCGAAGAGGAAGGTGGATTTGGCCGACAGTGACGAGGATGGCGATCTGAGCAGTCATGAAGATtga
- a CDS encoding uncharacterized protein (EggNog:ENOG41), with protein sequence MAPMTISQLPSELLLYIFDFLDEPPASEQRQYDDPAHIPRPIAADDKPNQHGTSSHNDAGCFRGNIKSASLVCHLWRRCLLPLLFRDIVWRFQHIIRPSERDDPMNTVEELEFLRFLTRAGLTRYVDNLTIIIDYPESEIGEDTQHHTNWGILPSHCPAPDNRGFNNGLIAPESTIDTSSKCQSNDWLWQTIFDKLDPLSINLISSPAILASLLGRPINLSGSWIFRQRFHILSLSRPADQRQQRATNIDDSTIVPPLSNRAPTPATSHCSLFGIRPWNSLLLNEGSSVKVYTTYEYFHHTPPSLLPALLDSDDESMQPLLRNTLRSFSYIAIFPLASHINNILIPHAPALERFYIQIVPRAPSFAEDDYRHPAMDISDLWMERNTAYAQLVMAIFDPPPLGLWNSLQYFESGDAVDREAWEQAVRYVIFAAGAAWKVAGEGKFVRRDNAALTS encoded by the coding sequence ATGGCGCCCATGACAATCTCACAGCTCCCCAGCGAGCTCCTCCTTTATATCTTTGATTTCCTCGATGAGCCACCCGCATCTGAACAGCGCCAATACGATGATCCGGCACATATTCCCAGGCCCATTGCTGCCGATGATAAGCCAAATCAGCATGGCACAAGCTCACACAACGACGCCGGCTGCTTCCGTGGCAACATCAAGAGTGCATCTCTTGTTTGCCACCTCTGGAGACGCTGCCTCTTGCCATTGCTCTTCCGGGATATCGTCTGGAGATTCCAACACATCATCCGTCCATCCGAGCGGGATGACCCGATGAACACTGTCGAGGAGCTCGAGTTTCTACGCTTCCTTACCCGGGCTGGCCTTACACGTTACGTGGATAACCtgaccatcatcatcgactaTCCCGAATCCGAAATTGGCGAGGACACTCAGCATCACACCAATTGGGGCATCCTCCCTAGCCATTGCCCTGCGCCGGACAACCGAGGATTTAATAACGGTCTGATAGCCCCTGAATCAACCATCGACACATCTTCAAAATGCCAGTCAAACGATTGGCTTTGGCAAACCATCTTCGACAAATTGGATCCTTTGTCCATCAACCTCATCAGCTCCCCGGCCATTCTTGCATCGTTACTAGGGCGGCCAATCAATCTGTCAGGGTCTTGGATCTTTCGACAACGGTTTCACATCCTTTCCCTGTCGAGGCCCGCAGACCAACGCCAACAAAGAGCCACCAACATTGACGACTCGACAATAGTGCCACCACTATCGAATAGGGCACCTACGCCAGCAACCAGCCATTGTTCTCTCTTCGGCATTCGCCCATGGAACTCTCTGCTCCTCAACGAAGGGTCCTCCGTCAAAGTCTACACCACATACGAATACTTTCATCACACGCCCCCGTCTCTTCTGCCCGCCCTTCTGGACTCAGACGACGAATCCATGCAGCCCCTATTAAGAAACACCCTCCGCTCATTCTCCTACATCGCCATCTTTCCACTCGCCAGCCATATCAACAACATCCTCATTCCTCACGCCCCAGCCCTCGAGCGGTTCTACATCCAGATCGTGCCCCGGGCGCCTAGCTTCGCTGAAGATGACTATCGCCACCCCGCCATGGACATTTCGGATCTGTGGATGGAGCGCAACACGGCCTATGCGCAGCTAGTCATGGCTATATTTGACCCGCCTCCGCTGGGGCTGTGGAACAGCCTGCAGTACTTTGAGAGTGGCGACGCCGTCGACAGGGAAGCGTGGGAGCAGGCTGTCCGATATGTGATTTTTGCGGCGGGTGCGGCGTGGAAAGTCGCTGGAGAGGGAAAGTTTGTTCGCAGGGACAATGCTGCGCTTACTTCCTAA
- a CDS encoding uncharacterized protein (EggNog:ENOG41), whose protein sequence is MVSEKASLDLLPPELVHLICYWIHVDRKTINGDSIEQCERPDGWRDSGHHTQFSRTLARLSLTSKRYRQIALPYLYSYIALTKYDETQLPQFIYTLCRNPDLRPLVRKIDIEGLPPGFAFGPEIDESAFSEAAAEFNLPPLNLCSFKDCYDICGKLRDVCGHSQRLIILLFLLTPNLEYVGSLSPYNFFAVELENVTRKKAAESTAISPSLHYAFGSLHHLWAAGAQVYYNGFPLFDLEYEPQDLVFKLGAWLVPSLRTLRVRIACTFRPIPVDVHLDNLKEITLDTALLTTEGLISLTSACRVLERFSFYSRGSCRMFSDHLLLALRRKMPPVEFLPEDIVPAFSHLKGTLRRLAINRWDGARGDLTSHANFTSETKEMYATWPLWMGSGNLMGSLQDFTALETLKLDSTCLFHNPRNQIPPDLPPDHLIGRLPKSICHLVLPGAPTQMIPALHALALAAASKEFPALRLVEITCDEMDGQKREISIRNSYIGDFLEDTYSKFISIDEWGPLEQRFSDAGVKLVHIDSGNTRCFARDVLVNAGLVKPVERKYRTRGNLPEFP, encoded by the exons ATGGTGTCGGAGAAGGCTTCTCTAGACCTCCTGCCGCCAGAGCTGGTGCATCTAATATGTTATTGGATTCACGTGGACAGGAAAACAATAAATGGGGATTCCATTGAGCAGTGTGAACGCCCTGATGGATGGAGAGATTCGGGACATCACACGCAATTCTCAAGAACTCTAGCCAGGTTGTCTCTCACATCCAAGCGCTACCGCCAAATTGCCCTACCGTATCTTTACTCATATATCGCACTTACGAAATATGATGAAACGCAGCTGCCTCAATTCATCTATACATTATGTCGCAACCCAGACTTGCGACCTCTGGTCAGAAAGATTGATATCGAGGGCTTGCCACCAGGATTCGCTTTTGGACCAGAGATTGACGAATCCGCCTTCAGCGAAGCCGCTGCAGAGTTtaatcttcctcctcttaaTCTTTGCAGTTTCAAGGACTGTTACGACATATGCGGCAAGCTGCGCGACGTGTGTGGCCATAGCCAGCGTCTGATcattctgctcttcttgctcacGCCTAACCTGGAATATGTGGGCAGTCTATCGCCTTACAACTTTTTTGCTGTCGAGTTGGAAAATgtgacaagaaagaaagcagcagAGTCGACAGccatctctccttctttgcaCTATGCATTCGGGTCGCTGCATCACCTATGGGCGGCTGGAGCTCAGGTATACTATAACGGGTTTCCATTATTTGACCTGGAATATGAACCTCAGGATCTGGTTTTCAAATTGGGCGCATGGCTTGTTCCAAGTCTTCGCACCTTGAGAGTCCGTATTGCATGTACGTTCCGTCCAATTCCAGTAGACGTACATCTCGACAACCTGAAAGAAATCACTTTGGACACAGCACTTCTCACAACCGAGGGCCTGATTAGCTTGACTTCAGCTTGTAGAGTGTTGGAACGCTTCTCCTTCTACTCCAGAGGAAGCTGCCGTATGTTCTCTGACCATCTCTTGCTTGCTCTCCGCAGAAAAATGCCCCCTGTCGAGTTTCTCCCCGAAGATATCGTCCCCGCCTTTTCACACCTCAAGGGCACTCTCCGACGCCTTGCTATAAATCGATGGGATGGTGCTCGAGGTGATTTAACCTCTCACGCCAATTTCACCTCCGAAACCAAGGAGATGTATGCAACTTGGCCACTCTGGATGGGAAGTGGCAACTTGATGGGCTCTTTGCAAGATTTCACTGCCTTGGAGACTCTAAAACTCGACTCTACATGTCTCTTTCACAATCCCAGAAACCAGATCCCACCAGATCTCCCACCAGATCATCTCATCGGGCGGCTGCCAAAGTCTATATGCCATCTGGTTCTGCCAGGCGCCCCCACTCAAATGATTCCAGCACTTCATGCATTGGCcctggcagcagcctccaaaGAGTTTCCCGCCCTTCGACTAGTGGAGATCACATGCGATGAGATGGATGGCCAAAAGCGGGAAATATCGATACGCAACTCTTACATTGGAGACTTTCTCGAGGATACCTACTCCAAATTTATAAGCATTGATGAATGGGGCCCTCTTGAGCAGAGATTTTCAGATGCTGGAGTCAAGTTGGTACATATAGATTCTGGGAATACCCGCTGTTTTGCAAGAGATGTGCTTGTGAATGCTGGGCTGGTGAAACCCGTAGAAAGGAAATATCG CACCCGAGGTAATCTTCCCGAATTCCCCTAA